The Vicia villosa cultivar HV-30 ecotype Madison, WI unplaced genomic scaffold, Vvil1.0 ctg.000077F_1_1, whole genome shotgun sequence genome segment agttttttctttttaatatccTTCCTCGTTTTCAACTTTGGGCCCACCGAGAGCTTATTAAGGGATCCCTTTTGACAAATGTTTCTGCACACATCATCAAAAATAAGAGGCCCATTAACCTGATCTATTAAAGAATCTGGCCCACAGGCATTTGAAAAAATATCTCCCTTCTCCTTAACCGGTGGTCCCACTTGCTCTAAAGACTCCCCCTACAACACTAAAAGAACAATTCTCAACATCTGCATTAAATGCCACCTTATTATTACCCTCAAAACTCTCCATATTTCCTGTTCCAGAAGGGTCAGAAAGACCCTTTACGTTACTAGCCTGGCTATTAACCTTCTCATTTGTTTCAACTAGGCTGACACCTAAAGGATTTGACTTATTACGATGTCTCTTTCCCACCGATCCTTCATCTTCCTCGAGATCGTCCTCCTCTACAGACCTATTCTGATCCACGCCGTCTGCCTCGTCACCGTTCAGATTATCCTCCTCCGATAACGACGCTTCTGAATCCGATTCGCCCAGAAATCTTTTTGTTGCAACAGTTCCAAAACACGAGTGATAATCCTCCATTAACCTAATGTCAAAGCACATGCCATCAATCGTTAAACTAATCACTTCCTCTACTCTTTCCATACTTTTGGTTCTGATGCACACCCTAGCTTCATCCATCCTAGATTTCAGATTCGTTCTTTCATCACTCTTGATGAACACACCTATTGATTCTGTTAATAATGAAAAGCAACTATCGCCCCATGCATGGCATGGGACTCCCCAAATCCTCAACCAGACCAATCTTTCTGTATCTATATCTGAAGGTTCCCAAGGTTTTATCGAAAAGAACCATTGCTCCCACCACAGTCTTCTCTCCTCTATGAACATATCTACCTCACCACCTATCAGGTCCTCCAACAGACACAAATTAGGCCCCAAGCTGGTAACCCTAATCGAAAAGATCCCTTCTTCCAGAAACAACTTTTTAAGATCTATCATATTCCCAGGCTCCCTTAACCTACCTGTGAAGGCTTTCAGATACCGGGATTTATCTTGACTCATAGAAAAAACCAACTGTTTAGAAGGCTTcttaacacatttcaaatcaacTTCACCCTGCTTATTTTGCAGAATCTCTGCATAAGATGTATGACCCCTTCTTGCTTCCATGTTTGATTTATTCCGAGCCACATACTTAGCTcccacaacaacatcattcatCTTCAAAGCATCCTTTTTAAAAACCTTTCCCCGAGCACCGTTAACTCTCCTGAATCTTGGCAAGTTTGCAAAGATTTTTCTTCCTTCAAGAATAATATTGTCAAACTTAGTTGCCATCATCTCCTCATCCTTAACGTTAAAGAATTGtacaaaaccaaaccttctacCATGCTTATCCCTTCTCGGAGGGATAACCACCTCTTCAATCTCTCCCAACACCTTAAACTCAAAGAACAAATCTTTGGCTTTCCACTTTTCACCAAACTCAG includes the following:
- the LOC131623755 gene encoding uncharacterized protein LOC131623755 — encoded protein: MENQWHRVKGGGRRVEKWDIARDDRRKSSLGSRSSSFFVTEFGEKWKAKDLFFEFKVLGEIEEVVIPPRRDKHGRRFGFVQFFNVKDEEMMATKFDNIILEGRKIFANLPRFRRVNGARGKVFKKDALKMNDVVVGAKYVARNKSNMEARRGHTSYAEILQNKQGEVDLKCVKKPSKQLVFSMSQDKSRYLKAFTGRLREPGNMIDLKKLFLEEGIFSIRVTSLGPNLCLLEDLIGGEVDMFIEERRLWWEQWFFSIKPWEPSDIDTERLVWLRIWGVPCHAWGDSCFSLLTESIGVFIKSDERTNLKSRMDEARVCIRTKSMERVEEVISLTIDGMCFDIRLMEDYHSCFGTVATKRFLGESDSEASLSEEDNLNGDEADGVDQNRSVEEDDLEEDEGSVGKRHRNKSNPLGVSLVETNEKVNSQASNVKGLSDPSGTGNMESFEGNNKVAFNADVENCSFSVVGGVFRASGTTG